A stretch of Deltaproteobacteria bacterium DNA encodes these proteins:
- a CDS encoding periplasmic heavy metal sensor, whose product MTHLRTTLTLGLLLLAALVDPAGARPLGGPPGMEGLPGPGGPSFLEEVFPPALLMRHQSEIGLTDAQRDKITQQMEEAQKALVAIQWEIERQSEKLAKLLSASPVDETAALAQAEQVMTAEHRLKKAHLTLLIRIKNELTPAQRDKLRQLRPRHDGGPRHRESAHDPGGP is encoded by the coding sequence ATGACTCACCTCCGCACGACGCTAACGCTGGGCCTGCTCTTGCTAGCCGCGCTGGTGGACCCCGCCGGCGCTCGGCCGCTCGGCGGCCCACCGGGTATGGAAGGGTTGCCCGGGCCGGGCGGTCCGTCCTTTCTCGAAGAGGTGTTTCCGCCCGCTTTGCTCATGCGCCACCAGAGCGAGATCGGACTCACCGATGCGCAGCGCGACAAGATCACGCAACAGATGGAGGAAGCGCAGAAGGCGCTGGTTGCCATTCAATGGGAGATCGAGCGCCAGTCGGAGAAGCTTGCCAAACTGCTCTCCGCCTCGCCCGTGGACGAGACGGCGGCGCTGGCCCAGGCCGAACAAGTCATGACCGCCGAGCACCGACTCAAGAAGGCGCACCTGACCCTGCTGATCCGCATCAAGAACGAGCTAACCCCGGCGCAGCGGGACAAGCTACGCCAACTGCGGCCTAGGCACGACGGCGGCCCGCGGCACCGGGAATCAGCTCATGACCCAGGAGGGCCGTAG